The nucleotide window ctgtctgctttagTCCACAAAGAGTtgttaagtggaaaaaaatgaacaatttaacaaaaataatagcaAAATCGATTGGAAATAGAATGTTTTAGTACATCTAGGAACTGTGTGGTTTAGTTCTCTTTTCTGAGACTTTTTtctaatcaaaaacatttattaaataatggGTAAATAATGAATATCCTTTTTTGAAATACAAATTAATTGATGTTATCTACAAGAGATCTGCAATATAATTAATCTATTGcgaattttttgctaaattttgaaatttatacttattaatatttttttatttgtttaaaattttattaaaaatggtctcagacacaaaaaaataaaataagcttcAATCCCTTCACAGATAATGAGAACAAAATAGTTTAACAGCATAAATTGTAAAACTTCTTTTGGACTCATGAGGGCGCTGTTTCTCAGATTAAACCggtttaaacatatttatggaACAATTCACTGTACAacacggtcgcagtaaaatgcgtacatattccacgactttgcattCTGAGAAATACCgtcaaaaatactaataaaattaacggtttttcatatatataattGTTACTTTTCcggaaaatttcatttttttaaaggttaaactaGAATACAGAAGATTTTACAAAATCTACAGATTCAcgttttgtcttattttatccagttgtttttatattttttttcctaatttgctccattttatacatttctttccctctcttttttattttaaagcactttAGCACACTGGTTGCTAAAGTTAATTTAAaccacaataaaatgttttagttaagCTCATTATTAATAAGATCTCTGaaggaaaatgtgtaaaaagttaGTGCTTCTTCATGGagagttttttaaaatcatatatttaatcctttaataaaccaatcaagaaagaaatctgttatttttttttactattgtttttaGTGAGTAATGCACACaatcaacacatttaaaaatatgtatttgaaaGTTGGCAGTTAAAGAGTTAAGATTTACTTACAGAGTTCTTCCTTATGGCATCCATACAAAATCATTCATTAACAAACTCAAAGTaagttttctttgcattttactataaaaacaagtcaaataaactaaaactaaacctaaaaaaaatacatttttattgtttgcttcTGCATTGAATTTCTCTTTGTCTTCTCCCACTTCCTGGTCAATGGTAACTGGATACGACTGACTTCTGTTCCATCTTAACTTTCACAAGTTGGCCGTTTTAGCCTGAAGGAGTTCCCTTGAATCTAACGACtaaagaaaactgtcaaaaaatgagAACTTTTGTGGCCTCAGACTCATATTACTGAGTGACACCAgagtttctctgttttatttgaaggttttatCACTGAAATAGAGAAAGAATTCCcaatttcactttttacctCGTCTTCCAGCTTTATCTTGTATAATTTCCTGTCACTAGATCTTCATCTTTTCAGCTCCTGCTTTCTGTGAAGTATGAACAGACACAATGAAATAATATCCTCTATCCTCAATGCAGGTCAATGTTCACATTAAAGTTCAGGacaagcttttactttgaagttctCAAAATTTCAAATAAGTTATTAATGATGTTGATCATTTATAATATTGTGCTCCCTTTGTCCCTTTTCAATCTCAgtcaataaaatgatttatgtgACCATTAAGCGTCTTTCAGATGTGTCATTCCAGGATTTGGATTAGGTCAGATTAAGAAAAAGATTACTTCTCTGTGAAGGAAAGACGATTGTGCtaaaaaaatgctccaaaaaatgtaaatattgaccaaaaaacagactaaataaaacaattttttttggtaagaaatgtgtgaaaataaaagtaaaaaaatgatttttttaggatttttccaCATCTTTTCCAGATGTGGAAGGctgaaaaataataacaatttgaggggattaaaattttattaaagcattttattatttttgcaatgcaCAAAAACCTTGCATTGATTATTTCATAATATTCATCaataattatagttttttttattacaaaattggGGGGCAGGACCCCCTCTTgacccctgtagctccgcccctgggaATTAATTTGATATTAAACTATAACTTTTAATCTTTCTCTCTTAAATGCATTATAAAACAGTAGATTGGTGTAAGATAAAATTTCTTTCTGGACCTCTTTATAAATTTAGATGAATAAaagtcagcttttattttggtaaatgtcATACATCGACATGGTGAACATTTAATCtactttaattttgtgttttactgtcaAACTCCTAATCACACACTGATAGTGACTGTAatttactttcaaaattaaagaaaaaatgttctaaaaataccaaatggatgaacaaaatatgaaaaatgaaatgttgattgagaaataaaagataatatttaatattaatttccTTGTTGGTCCACACATTTTTATCTCTGTCAACATGTTGCatttggaaaaaagtaaaaacacaaacaatttgagttaaaaagttttattttctagttttatttcaaCATGAAAGAGTAAAGAAATGTCCACAGTGACAGTCGCACCTTAAAACATACACAGAATCACAAACCTATAAAGTCTCATGTCATTGATTCTTCCACATATTCAAATAAAACCctaaacaatttaaatgatCCCGACACATCGTTTTTATATACAGTCGTGATGTACAGTAAAACATATCTAAAGAAAAATCCTTCTTCCTCATCaccctggaaaaaaaatatataaaaaaaatgtaaatattgacctaaaaacagactaaatgaaacattttttggtaagaaatgtgtgaaaataaaagtaaaaaaaatgattattatatttttttttgattttttttccttaaagaaatgtataaaGAACCACAACTACCTCGAATACAAAATGTGggaattgttcaaaataaaaaaataaattagttccGTTATTAGTGAGTTtctggtcaaaaaaaaaaatatatatatatatatatatatatatatatatatacattttttttaaaatcagcatttatttatttgctgaatcaggttttttttcttttttttgctataatttAAATCACTTTCCAGCCAATTTCTGCAGCATGGGTATCCTGATATCTGTTGAGACATGAAGCTGTGGAATTCACAAGACACAAGccataattaaagaaaacacgCTTCTTTACCTGTCGTTCTACATCAACCAGGACTCCTCATCTCAGCTACCATCTTTTCCAGATGTGAAAggctgaaaaataataataatttgaggggattaaaattttatttaagcattttattatttttgcaatgcaCAAAAAACCTTGCATTGATTATTTCATCaataattatagttttttttattacaaaattggGGGGCAGGACCCCCTCTTgacccctgtagctccgcccctgggaATTAATTTGATATTAAACTATAACTTTTAATCTTTCTCTCTTAAATGCATTATAAAACAGTAGATTGGTGTAAGATAAAATTTCTTTCTGGACCTCTTTATAAATTTAGATGAATAAaagtcagcttttattttggtaaatgtcATACATCGACATGGTGAACATTTAATCtactttaattttgtgttttactgtcaAACTCCTAATCACACACTGATAGTGACTGTAatttactttcaaaattaaagaaaaaatgttctaaaaataccaaatggatgaacaaaatatgaaaaatgaaatgttgattgagaaataaaagataatatttaatattaatttccTTGTTGGTCCACACATTTTTATCTCTGTCAACATGTTGCatttggaaaaaagtaaaaacacaaacaatttgagttaaaaagttttattttctagttttatttcaaCATGAAAGAGTAAAGAAATGTCCACAGTGACAGTCGCACCTTAAAACATACACAGAATCACAAACCTATAAAGTCTCATGTCATTGATTCTTCCACATATTCAAATAAAACCctaaacaatttaaatgatCCCGACACATCGTTTTTATATACAGTCGTGATGTACAGTAAAACATATCTAAAGAAAAATCCTTCTTCCTCATCaccctggaaaaaaaatatataaaaatatttacctaaaatgagcaaaactaGGGATTTACTAGTTATATATTTTGAAGGACTATCACCCTCTTTAGCccttaaaactacattttccaAACAACTTTACAACCCagagattttaaaacaaaaatatatttcatttggaACTAAATTAAGCCTCTTATTTACAGTCAGCCAGTCTTGCTGCTTCTCAGGctactttatttttactaatttaaatgCTACACATTACAGCCTCAGCAAGTCAGAACCTGGATGAGTCATGGAGAGATTTTGGCTTGGCACTCTTAATTtaaccacttttttttcaaaaataaataccaaTTGTGCTAACAAGCACAGGCAGATTTTACTGCCATGGCCCTTTACCATCTGAGGATTCATCGTTGTGTTATGAGTCACATGGAAATTGAAACAGCGTCAGTATCTGTCGTCTTTGAGAAGGTCAATGAGCCAAAGCTGTTGCGTGAACAAGTAGCAGCAGAAAGTCATGATTTGTGCGGTGAAAGGGCTTTGATTGTGCAGTTTGTGAAGTCTGAGTCattattctattaaaaaaaagcctaatctGTGGAGGTAATTTCAGTAATTCACGTTGAAATATTGAACTGACACTGTTCTTTGATGCGTTTCGACTTGTGTAGGATTGAAGTTTTGTCCCTTTCATTGGTTTGCTGGTCCGCTCAGGATCCAATCGTTGAACTCCAGCAGCTCAGACAGAGACAGATCCTGCGACGGATCCGGCACAGTCGCTTGCATTTGGGAAAAAGACAAACTCGGAAGGCTGGAGTTGGCCTGATAGATGTTGAGAGGACTGGGCCCGGAGAGCAGGGAGTGCAGAGATTTGAGTGAAGCTTGTGGGGTCTGCTTCCATGCAAAAGGAGGCAGAGGAGTTTGGATAGTTTGGCCAGAGGAAGCTTGGTAAGATGGCGGAATGAGTCCAAATGGCCAGCTGAGGCTGCTGTGGCTTCCACTGAGCCCACGCGGGTAGCTCAAGGAAAAATCTTGCTTTATAGCTCGAGTGTTCTTGGCCTCTATAGCTAAGGGGACCTGCGTTTTTGGAGACGCAGCGAGGGAAGCGTCCAGTTTTGCCAGAACGTAGTCCGTGAAACTTGCGATTGATGAGGACATTCCCGGAGACTGAGAGGCCGTGTAGGGAATCGGGTTGGGGCTGACAGACGGCTTGTTGGATAGATTTAAGGGGGTCAGAGGTAGTTTGGTAAAGTCCGACGGGGAAGCTGCGGAGAGACTAGCGGGGTTCACCGGGCTGGATaagcaggaagaggaggggCTTTGGAACATGTTTGCTGCTGTTGAGATGGATGAAGGAGCTGAAGGAGAGGGAGTCCTGACAGTGAGGTCAGTAGCTTGCATAGCTGGTGAAGGACAGTTTGAGGCCTGTGGAGGGCTGGAGCTGGCTTGGTGGTAGGTGGGCGACCtcgagcagcagctggaggggCTGGAGGGGCTGGAGGGGCTGGAGGCGGTGAGGCGGCAGTAAGGCTTGTGGCGCTTCAGGGTCATCTGGTAGAAGATGAGGTCTTTCTTCAGTTCAGCAATCTCCTTCTGAAAGGCAGAGTTTGACCGCTCGAGATCTTGGAGCTCCtgaggagataaaaaaaacaaagataagtAAAACGTTAAAGCAgttagagcacatgtgtcaaagtcaaggccctggggccggatccggccccctgggtaattctatccagatcatttgattttattattattaatggtccgatgttatcttgcgcttatttctaacttgtatcattttggcaaaatctatttttacggagactaaaatattgatttttattaaaggtttatgttgatttattgtaatattcctgcctttttattattcaaaattatgtaaTAAGTTACGgtttagagtttttaaaattgacactgtgctagctttttggactattgtggcatttactaagatttcattaagttattttggagtttagctaatatttgattaggtgttttagctaatttaggcttttttttgtttgtttttagactgttttggagtttagctaatgtttcacctaaatgtaagcttttttagataatttaggcttttttagactgttttggagtaaggctaatatttacatgctagttgttttgatttatttagtctttttttaagtattttaggctattttgaagttgaactattttttcagctacctactagctgttttggataacctatttttgtaatattttatttagactgttttggagctaggctaatatttacatgctagctgttttgattgatttagtcttttttaaagtattttaggctattttgaagttgaactatttttttcagctacatactagctgttttcgataaccaaattttttttttttgtttaagctaTTTTCGGTTtgtttagactgttttggagtttagctaatgtttcacctaaatgctagctggtttagctaatttaggctttttttagactgttttggagtaaggctaatatttacatgctagctgttttgactgatttagtcttaattttttttattttaggctattttgaagttgagctattttttcagctacatactagctgttttcgataacctatttttttgtttgttttggctaatttaggcttttttttagactgttttggagttaggctaatatttacatgctagctgttttgactgatttagtctttttattttagtattttaggctattttgaagttgagctattttttcagctatatgctagctgttttggataacctagttttttttaggttaagttttttaggctaatttgacatttagctaatattttagcatgctatcagcttcagcgttttttttattagctattagcttcagtgatttccgCTGCCAAATtgagcttatagcattcacactagcattattggaggtaatgctatatatctggttcataattatgttaaaaagttaacgttttatcctgttcggcctgcgacctaagggtgtgttttggattttggcccaatgtttgacacccctgagttTGAGCGACAAGAcgtttcaaacaaacaaagtaAAGCTAACTGTGCTAAACAATCAACCAAGGCAAACAAGAGTCTGACGTGCTGAAAAGGTGAACAAAGTGTGATTCCTGCTGGTTAAAAGAGTAAGTCATAAGCAAAATTCACTAACTACAGTGAaaggaaatgcagttttgtgaaattcAAGAACAGCTCCGGTGCAAAACCTAATAAATTCCTACAATTTAGTTGACATTAATTTAAACTCATGAGACAAAAAGGAGCTCAAGTGAAAGTCACGCTCCTCTACAGGTGCGATGAAAAGCAGGaagcacattttatttacatgtgtCATGCTCTCTGCACAGGTATAATCAGGTGTCACagcttattcaaactttttacacCCAGGCCTTCAGGAACTACATAATTTATGCCAAGTTCCTTGATGACACCTAATTTAGGGAATTGTTCGATCATCTTGTTCTGCAACTTGAAATCACATTTCAATGCTctgcaaacacttttttaattaagcaCTCTGCTAACatgcaaattttttttgctaaagcagtctgtgaccaatcagattgTTTGTTAGATTTAGATACAGCACTCTGAACTACTagattaattatattttttgactattatcttattttaaatgttttgaaccaGCACTCGATTTTCccaatatttagtttattttaacttgaattgtgtttttgtttatggaTAAATGTTATAGtcatcaaaacaacaataaattagCACTTCCTATGTATTAATTTGTGagtttttgcaaagttttctgcttttttagcGATATTACTCAAATAAATCAacgtttttgaattttttttagatgcatttGTTCATAGAAGCTTCAATCGAAGAAGCTTTTCTTAAAATGACCTAGAAACGCTGTTATCTAACACCAATGTGTGTAACTAAAGACAGAACCTGCCGGTCCTGATATCTGAAGCTCACTTCTTTGCAGAAAAttgtttatgactttttaacagGCTGTGTAACCGCTTGAGCTGGTTTCTGACAGATAATGATGGGTTTAGGTGGACTGTCGGTTTTTAGAACCTGGTAATCATATGTGTCAGTCTTGTCTGATGAGATAAACAcctcaaaaatgtgttatttttttaaaaacatttttcccctGCTGGACACGCAGGTCTTTGTTTCTAAACAGATTTTCCTGATTTGACtgttatagcaaaaaaaaaaaaaaaacctgcaaaaacgtcaatattttttgactcaataaaaagtaattagaAGAAACAAAGTTGTCTCTGAGGGTCCAAAATACACGTTCCTGTGGTCCAGTTATGACTCACAAGGTGCAAACGTGATTCCGTTTCCAAGAAGCATAGAAGGTGTTTTATAGAAATGCACTTTTATCTAAATGATTCACTTTGAAGTGAAGCttttggtaaaaagttggaaGAAACTTTGGAAAATTTGCTGCAGGAAAGGCTTTCCAGTCATTAGTCAGCATTGATGAGCGTTTAGTTGCAGCCACAGAGAGGGGGGAGGAGACAGCAGGAGGGGAGGgcaaaacagcagaaagcccTTCTCTTAAGAGGAGTATTTACAAGAAATGGTTGCGTGCACGCTGCCGGATTGCATAACGCGCACACGCCACACACTTTGCCCGGGGGTGTGACAGAAGCGCTGTAGTGGCTCGGCTTTGGGCggtaaaagaaaacaggaaggaaaGGAATCTTTGCAGGAATGCTTCAGACCTCGTGAAGTTCGTCTGCTCTTTCAGTTTGCTTCCTGCGGCTCTTCCTCGCCGCATCCCGGTTCTTTTCTCGCCGTTTGGTCACTTTTTGGACAGTCTTTCTGGGTTCACTTTCCTTCTCCTGCAAACATAAACatacaaaatatacattttttttttattaaaaacacaatttctttaaagaatttGTGCACTTTTATGGTATCAGGAtcaatcagattttttatttatctttactGATGTCACAATTTGAGAGGAAATCTATTAcaagatgaaaaacaaagactgcaaaaaaagagaagaaaaaataaaccattaatttttcttcaaaataattcTGAACTAGCTGCAGAATTTGCAAAAATCTGAGCAACCTTCGAAGATGCACCAGCAATACATTGACCAAaccattaatttttaaaaattgtatttactttttaatttttattttattttatccttcattttttaataaatcaaaaaaatttcaattaaagaaattaactttattttgaaaaaaacggtttttaaatatgttttattgcatttatttatttatttatagtaaatTTAACTCTAAAGAGGtaagtaaaatataaatgaacagttccttaattgagtttttttaatttatttttttccattcatgaAGTCGAAATCCTCCTTATGTGAGCATCATTTTCATATcagttattttttccaaaataactGATATGAAAATGCTATTTTACACATGTCTGTgcaattttgtaaataaagtttttggtttttttttttttttaatgctgtgaTTTTTGGATTTGTGTCCAGTTTGAAACAATTTAGGGTGAATTTATCCCCCAGAAAGTTGGATTTTTATCatgaaatttaagttttttttaagtgttctgCCACTTTGTCCCCCAACTTTAGAATGTACTCttcttatatttgtaaaatcggtttaattttactcttttaaacaaaactctTCTGTTCATGAATCATACTTTtctaatgtatttttgttgtaaacgTGAGTTCTAAAACGAACCTTATAAATAAAACGTATTATTATtaagaaatgattaaaacagtaaaagtcatgactgttttttacatttcagttaAATAGAAAGCACAtaatgtaaaattgctttttaatccTAGATTAATGAAGGATTAaattaaaagtgtaaatattCTGCATATTTTTGACCCATATTACTTGTAGATTTAGcaatattatgattttttttaattaatattgaggtgcaaacaactttttttgtattttctgctcattttcaaGCAAAATTCAGCTGGAGCCTTTAGGCAATCATGGCTAACAGATGAAGAGAACCTATTTTTCTATGTTTGACTGAAAGTTGGGACATTTAGATGGCGTTTTAAGTACTAGTTAGTTGGAGGTGACAGaccaatagtaaaaaaaatgattgtatgGAAGCTGAAGTTGATTATAATGTTGATTTTATCAAAATAGTCCATTGTAGGGGCATAAACTTACAGGAAAAAACATCTCAATTACTGTATTCTTGAGAAAATAGAATgagaaaagattattttatatttgaaaaaatgacaaaatatgcattttaaacatgcacttattttctttatggactgtgaagaagatgaaataaAACCTTACCATCCCAGATGTGCTGCTGAGACTGTCTTCAGTTAAGAGAAACTCAGGGCTGCTGGAGTCCATGCTCAACACGGGCATATCTGACCTCCTGCAGGTGTGGATCTTGTCTGGCTGCAGAGTGAATCCCTGTTCGGACCTGCTGGCTGCAGAACTCACTGGCACACCTGTGATCCGTGCATGCAGGTGCGTGTGAGGCGTTGCAGGTGTCTGCAGTTGCTTGGTGACTTGTGGTGTGTAGCAGCAGCGCAGCTTGACGGTCGGCTTTATGAACGGAACGATGATGCAACGTGATGCTGCCCCTCCTTTCAGTTtcgatttattttaaatgggcTCTTTGCTTTTAAACCGTGCTGCCTTCACGTGCACGAGTGTTAGTTCTACGCATAGGGATGTAGCAATAAGGGAGTGACATCAAAATATTCTTATGAGATTTCTGCAATAAAACAGGACCAAACAcgtgtttttcatattttttttagtaaagtgtaaaacttttcaaatgtgAATGGATGGAACTGTGGTGCGTGTAGGAGCTGCGATTTCCGCCTGCACTTGAACGCATCACCGTCGTTTAACGGGATGCTTTGGAGAAATCCTCCTTATTTAGAGAAAAGCTTCCATTTTACACCGGAAAGGAGCAGCCGACACTCCAAACGTGTCGAGGAAAGCCTCCCACCTGAGAATACCAGATGTTTGCATCAGAC belongs to Oryzias melastigma strain HK-1 linkage group LG18, ASM292280v2, whole genome shotgun sequence and includes:
- the batf2 gene encoding uncharacterized protein PB18E9.04c — protein: MPVLSMDSSSPEFLLTEDSLSSTSGMEKESEPRKTVQKVTKRREKNRDAARKSRRKQTERADELHEELQDLERSNSAFQKEIAELKKDLIFYQMTLKRHKPYCRLTASSPSSPSSPSSCCSRSPTYHQASSSPPQASNCPSPAMQATDLTVRTPSPSAPSSISTAANMFQSPSSSCLSSPVNPASLSAASPSDFTKLPLTPLNLSNKPSVSPNPIPYTASQSPGMSSSIASFTDYVLAKLDASLAASPKTQVPLAIEAKNTRAIKQDFSLSYPRGLSGSHSSLSWPFGLIPPSYQASSGQTIQTPLPPFAWKQTPQASLKSLHSLLSGPSPLNIYQANSSLPSLSFSQMQATVPDPSQDLSLSELLEFNDWILSGPANQ